taaaatatactattcttaaaaaaataggttggttcatcttaacttacattatattttttattaaactaactatcgaatattcgaattgataaataatctaccaaattttgtttttgcactttccttaattagaagctacgaaattacctaatatgattaacgtatatatgaaaattaattattatgaataataaatatttgataacaattttggtatcttagttctttttttaaattttatattattaaaagatattaaaaatcacattaaatatataataaaaacatttatattttttcttatatgttatattttgaatttttcaaaacgtctatatattattagaaatttgaagattctcactctgaaaattttgtgatcaatagattattttttttgttataataagttacaaatgatcataaaatataacgcatatgaatttttatttaataaatattcaaactaaataatatatatatatatatatatatatatataaatactaatgatttaaagcaacaagattggctgatcaatttagttgtccagttgaaatctttcaaaagtatgtgaaagattaaagtcaaagtaaatatggatttagaatagtagttatattttactaaccaaaataccgaaaaaaaccgaaccgaaccgaaaccaatatgatatctggattgaacacccctaatccaaatgaagcaaaactattgtttcattctccaaaatataataaaaataataacttaattccgcgcaaggcgcgggtcttatcctagtatagtATAAAACTATAACGACTATAGACGATAGAATTATGATCGGGGGAGAAGGACGTCAACTACAAAGTCAAAAGGTTAATTTGACCATGCTTCTTTCAGTCTTTCTTGGTTGTATTTACTTGCCCTCGAAGATCATGATCTTGTGAGTGGACCGACTGCTTTGCTTCCACAAGTCCATTATATGCTTGGGCTTAGTTATCATTATACTGTTGTAGTTATCAGAGCCTAATATATTGGGCTCTCTGTTCAAGCAAAGTTTCCAAACCCTTCAAAAATGAAATACCAATTTTATAGCacgatttgcttctttttttcataatatatatataatcagttTCCAATCCAATCCCTTCATAATAGTTATTTGTTTTTTCGAGCCTCAAAATTTTCATAGCTAAGCGGTAGCGGCCCTGGACATAAGCATTAGAAGCATCTGATTCCGACTCTTGATAATTAACAGAAATTTCGgtctatttataaaatatctcaGTAGGTTAGATGGTCAAGCTAGGTAAAAAATCTCTTCAACGTGATGGGTTCGACACCACCAGGCGaccgattttttatttttgggctTCCAACCTTTGTTTTTGTAGAGCTTTTCAGGACCGGGCCTGTAACTGAGAATGTGTATCGGCCAGACATGAACATGAACACGAACATGAAGACGTACAAGTTAAAACTAAAAGATGGATGGGTCTAAAAGAAAGTGCATTCATAGTATATGATAATTGGTATTATGTGTGTAAGTATCAACATGTAAATACTTAGTTACATAGTATATAACAACCACATGTATAGAGATACATCTAACATTCATCTAAACTTATGAATACGCTGTATATAAATGATTGTACAGCCTCATCTTCAAATTAATGAAAACAATATCTTACATAACATCTAATATAGAATCAGACCAATGAAGCTTCTCGTTCTCTGACTGACGTCTCAGAGAACTTAACTTTCTGGAAAAATCCTATCTTCAGCATCAAATTTTCTGAGAACGTTACTTCACAAACCTAATAAAAGATGTGTCTCAACAGAGTAGAACTCCTCTAGcattaaaatcatcaaaattCACAACAAATCTTTAAACCATCATAAAATGAATGGTGTTAGGACATTTCAACCCACTTCTATATTTGACTACAAATGATATTATATAGACATGTTTTTTTCTACCCAACCtcactactattttttttttttgatatttctcTATCGGCTGATCCGACCGGCTCCATTAGGAACACACTTAAAGCTACATAGTGGAATAGTTTGAAAGTGTACCACACTGCATGATCGAAATACCTCCGATTAATGCCAAAAGGTTGACCGATCGTTTGTTATGGCCCACATATAAACCATTTGGATCGAAACCCAAGTTTAGACTGGTCAAGTAACAATAATTTTAGTTCTCAGTAGAAATTGAACTCATGACAAACATGGATATACACCGAGTCCCAAGCCTATTTTctatattagaataaaaataacatCTTTCTATTCTAAAAGCATACATTAGAGATAAATCTCTATAAAggaattttttgttttgagaaaTATATTAGAGATTCCTTCCTTACAACCTTTTCCGAACTATGTAAAGAGTGCAACGCTAGTCTTCAATGTTAGATAACCAGAGAAGGCTTGCAGATAATGCGGAATATACCGTCTAAGTTTCTATCTTCGGTTTGCGGTAACTCGACTTTGAGTGTGATGATGATAACTTCTTCCGATCCAGTGATCACTCTCTTGCAGCTAAGTTATCAAGTGTTAACAGTATTATGTTTAtacttttacaatatttttcatTGTTAGAACAAAAGTAACACATTTTAATCATCATAAAGTAAAGTTTGGTGGTGGTGAATCTATAACGGaccaatttttgtatatatcaaAACACGTGTAAAGTTGAGGGCATGCACGTGTAGAATTGCACAAGCAGCACGACGTCGCGAGGAAGAAGTGCTAAACATTACAATTACACACAGACTTCTAATTTCCTTGTTGTTTGTACTTTTAATATGATCAGTTTGAGTCATTACAAGTTGACATCGATATCTAGAACTAAAACACAAATTGTTATACGTATACATGTATGATTGCCAATCATTACAATATAATTACAAGTTTCATGTTATGCCACTTACTTATCATAGACCCCCATTTCACGtcaatgtttttaaacttaACCTTCTCTCcgatgtatttacttatatttgtTTCCGTAtgtacaaagaagaagaagtacgTACGTGTGCTGATTTTGATATGGAGGTGGGAGGCATGGGTTACTCGTACTGTCACACATCTTTTAGTACTTTTTTTTGTCGTCCATCTTTTAGTACTTTATTGCTAAGAAGATGACctcataacaaaaacaaaaaaatatgacctcactcagaaaaaaatatttaaccccACTCAGAAAAAAATAAGACGACTTAGTTAAGACaacttaataaaaaatgaaattaccTGCATTAATTAAacctatatctatatatattagaatGACATATATACTCAAAGTAAATAATTATACGGATCGATGATGCAAATTTTTAGATCAATGGGTTCTTGAACCATCTTTTTGAGAGTCTGGTGGCGTGAGTTTGAAGTCTAACCATGCCATGCCATATTTTAATCTATGGAAAacactgatatatatatatatgtaaattattcaACTGTAGTTATTATATTCAATGCTAATgcatcaaaatttatatttttatcgtCACAAATAAAGTACCATGTCATGTTTTGGAGGTACAGCGTCCTGTCAAACTTTGAGTTCCAGAAGGAATCCTCATGCTCATCCATCCATGATATTTTAGAATAATTTCTGGGAATTTCAGAAACACGTATATTACTATATTGGGATTTGATTTTACATACACTATTAAAAAACAACTTTGGTCTTATGTGTTATGTATCACATCTTgtcattataaatatttagtcAAATTTTCATAATTCATTAAGGTTAATTGTGTCATACTtaatttggttacaaaatatgagtaataattaaaaaatttcaaaacagtacaacttaaaatattcttatatatattctaagctttaaaaaatttaaaatattttgatatctgattatttgaaatttaattaaatatttcctttttattaacaacatttttaaaaaaatattattcacttTTTAAATAGGAAAAATAGTATTTCAGTTCAAAATATTGTgagaaattaattaataagtcatttttatttacttaacaagaaatcaaaattcaataatattttatattaatcatttataaatctaataaaaaagacaattaataaatattaaaataacttaatatccgtattacttataaattataaaatcgaagtaaatacatatacaaaataaaatcaattcaGAAATTCTACAATATACTTCAacttaataaaatcaaatatgtcgttcatatggatgcagagCTACCAGTGTGGTTTGCAGAATCTTCGTGAATCTGCTaatgttgctgacaaaaaaataatcaaatattagattttagatattaataaatcataattaattttataatctaaaatatatattttcaaaaataaatcaatttattttgattgataaaataaaatattatatattatctaatagagtaaaaatctataaattaataattttggacttttataatattaatttatcgagttattaatttacagaaattttattttaaaatttatttattttgaagtatattattatgtaaaaataggaaaataattaatttacgatatatatattaattaaaatttaaaatttttatattgttgTTATTCGGTTATTTGGTGTATACGAAATATTTTctgtaaatgtaaatatatttttaagtgtaaaatgaaaaaaaataaaaatcaatatatttagaAACTTTTCAAAAAGTTAAAGAGAGTTCAATGTGAATAATAACAaactatacaatatatacattaatCATTTATTCTAAAAATGATTATCTTATTATCTTTTCAAATTGTGTCATATTTTATACTGATCCAATTCGGGCctactaaaatattattaatttattatgtttattaatttaccgaatattaatttatgacTGTATTCAGGTTATTTGATAATAAGATGGATCATATAATATTTGATGATTTATGATTACGTTTTATGTGGGTTATTTGATcgaatatgtaaaatatttataaagtatatGAGGTGGGTTAAATGAAGCGtatagttaattaatattacaaacccttgaaacaaattttaaaatctaaaacaagtcaaataagttattttgttttaattttaatcactacaattaaaaaatataattaatcagAGATGGgttatataaacataataacCTATCTTAGTTTTCATAcagttatatttatataaattaatttaattatctgtaataattaaaacaaataaatattttaataaaatatgtaaattatgtgtaaaattataatgttttaaataaaaatatttgaacagGCGATTCCCATGCTTTGAAATGCATGTCAAAATCTAAATTGATTAAGGTTCAAGATTAAAAaacccttaattttttttaattatataacgtTAACTTACATCTCATTTCACAGAGGCTTCATTGATGTTTATTAATGAGATATCTCATATGTTGTTAATTTAACATATAGATGCAAATTGAaactttatttatgtttattatagtttgtaatagcataactaatcagatattttttttaaaaaagttatatcaaaaacaaaagctttaaatatatatgttgacGATGTTTTATTGATAAGTAATAGTGTGGATatctaaatatatgtataaaaaatacTGAAAAGAGTACAAGAAATTATGAAAGTTGAAGAAGAAGGTTATAAAATTCACatataaactaaattttaaatagtaaagGTGTCGTATTAATTATAAACAACAAATAATGGATCTGAAATTGATTATCTTACTCCTATTGGTGTAACTTTTGTTTGTGGCATGGCCCTTGTGGTTCTTCTGTCATGCTTGTTATACTTATACACAATAACATAGTATTTTCTCCACTCTCAATTTTAGAATCTTCGGATCCGTGGATGCACTGTAGCCTAATAGTTAAAGGTTAAAATCTTATACATTCATGTTTGAGATTTAATTTCCAGACTATGCAATTGTAGTAGATTAtatgatgtgaagtttattgaaggTTCCGGAGTACTGTTGGCAAAACCGTTCGTCTGATGCAGAGAAAGCATGTCCATCGAATATGTCATACATGTAGAAGCGTTTGTCGATCCAAGTGTTTCAAAAAGAGCTTCATCGTGGAATCCTTATCCGTGGAGCATCAATATCGCATATGTTGTAGATAGTTGGTTATAATATCTAATAAAGTTAGAGATTATACAATGATGTAATGTGTTatccagtgttaaaaaaaaattgctgaGATCAAAATTCTAAACTCAAAAATCTTATttgcataatatatatataagataataaaaagtaaagatataaaatatttcaatgatGCTCATaccgatatttttttttaagtcatcATCAGTTAACCTCGCtggttgttttgttttcttttcacaAGAATACTTGTACATGTGTATCAAAAAAAGAAGCGTATTCACAATGATCACTTGGATGGCAGTTCACATCCGTACTTTCCATGCTTTGGTTCTGTGTACGAATGAAGTGCCTTAAGTTAATTAataaaagagttttattgaatggagtggaaaaacttaaatatagttttttttttttgaacattttgtAACTTATATATAGTTAATAACTATATCGTATATAGTTGGTCCCTTCGTGGACACCCAATAAAATATAACATCTGACGCAAGGGTTATATCtatgatcatatatataggATCTCCTAGTAATCAAATCATAACACACAACAATTGTATACACCAAGTATAATTATATAGAGAAAGTGGGACGTTAAGAATGGGGAAAGGAAGAGCACCATGCTGTGACAAGAGCAAAGTGAAGAGAGGGCCATGGAGCCCAAAAGAAGATCTTACTCTCATCACTTTTATTCAGAAACATGGCCATCACAATTGGAGATCTCTTCCCAAGCTTGCTGGTCAGTATAGTCTCTCTATATATTCGTACATGTTTCAGTGATAATATATAGTAAAAGGTCGgagttataattaattaaatgaatGATAGGATTGATGAGGTGTGGGAAGAGTTGTCGACTGAGATGGATAAACTATCTGAGACCGGACGTGAAGCGAGGGAACTTCAGCAAAGAGGAGGAAGATGCCATCATCCACTTCCATCAAACCCTTGGAAACAAGTTTGTCTACACAAATCTATAGCTAGCTACCATATATCTTTCGTGCTTTGCGATAGAGATTAATTAATTTGACATATATATTTGATCAGGTGGTCAAAGATCGCGTCCTTCTTACCTGGAAGAACCGACAACGAGATAAAAAACGTGTGGAACACTCATCTCAAGAAACGACTCTTTCCCAACTCATCTTCTTATTCATCCATCTCTTGCCCTAATGATCGACCCACAGAAGCAGATCAAAAGAAGAACTATGCCATCGTCCAAGAAGAACGAAATTCTAGGGATAATGAGAGCCAAGACCCACCTTCGTCGTCTCATCTCCACGGCAAACATATGCACACAAAGCCAGAGCTTGATGAGGTTAATGAACTCCACGAGATCCAACTCCTTCTCGACCATGACGACTTTGATGATATAACCTCAGCGTTTCTTCAAACAACCGAAACGTTATTTCCAGTGCAACCACTAGACTCGCTTCTTCAGACTCCCACCTTAACCGGGTTTCACAATACAGGCGGAGCGACTCAAGAGGCAACCGAACCACAATCAtttgatcattctcaaccggAAATTCCATGCGGATTTGAAGAAACAAACGGAGAATTTGACTTGTGGTCGCAGCCTAGTCCTAATAGTGAGGAGTTCGACGAGTGGCTCAGCTTTATGGACAACCAAACTTACTTTGATGACTTTACTTTGTTCGGAGAAGTATGCCTATGAATATATGCACGACCATAATGCATGATGAGCGTTGTCTTAACTTTTGCATATTGCAAATATCACCTGTATTTATAAACCTATATGCATCATATCTTCAACTATGACATTATACGTTGATGACTTCACTTTGCTAAATTCATCAAAATAACTAAACGTTTCGGTGTAAACCAAACCCTACAGAAGGTGAGGAGAGTTGTGAAGCTTCgagttatatacatatatgactCAAATTGACTTCTAATCTTTAATTGATTTTAcgtataactttaaaaatattaagagTAATTGTTTTGTCCGCACATGCGAATATAATCTTCTGAGTTATTTTTGGGTTaaccaaccaatagaatttcattatttcaaatttgatatcttttaaaataagaaacaaaatattgtcaaattatattactttaaaaaaaaaaaaaaaaaagtaaaacaaaatagtatttagcaaacactaaaccctaaatcctaatcactaaaccctaaatcataatccctaaaccctaaacccttggataaatcctaaacccttgggtaaaccttaaacccttgaataaatcctaaactctaaataaaaaaacactaaaactctaaaccgtaaaatcctaaaccctaaacccttttgTGTTTTAGCGTTTAGTGATATTGAttttgagtttaggatttatccaagggtttagggtttacctaagggtttagggtttagtatttagggtttaggattatgatttagggtttattgttttGCCGACGacgttaaacatatattttttgtaattagtattattattttatttctttttaccttttaatttaaaaaacataatataatttgacaatattgtgtttccttttttaaaatatatcgaatatgaaataacataatcctattggttggtgaa
The window above is part of the Brassica napus cultivar Da-Ae chromosome C3, Da-Ae, whole genome shotgun sequence genome. Proteins encoded here:
- the LOC106429076 gene encoding transcription factor MYB72-like, with translation MGKGRAPCCDKSKVKRGPWSPKEDLTLITFIQKHGHHNWRSLPKLAGLMRCGKSCRLRWINYLRPDVKRGNFSKEEEDAIIHFHQTLGNKWSKIASFLPGRTDNEIKNVWNTHLKKRLFPNSSSYSSISCPNDRPTEADQKKNYAIVQEERNSRDNESQDPPSSSHLHGKHMHTKPELDEVNELHEIQLLLDHDDFDDITSAFLQTTETLFPVQPLDSLLQTPTLTGFHNTGGATQEATEPQSFDHSQPEIPCGFEETNGEFDLWSQPSPNSEEFDEWLSFMDNQTYFDDFTLFGEVCL